Part of the Vitis vinifera cultivar Pinot Noir 40024 chromosome 13, ASM3070453v1 genome is shown below.
AGGTAGGGAACCTTGTGTTTCAGATCTTTTGACGATTTCGTGATCTCAACGAGTCCTCGTGATCTGAAGCAGAATGGTTCTGATTCCGGCGAGGATTTGATCGAGAGCTGCTTCTTCAGCCTGAGAAAATCGTCCGGGTCCATTAGGAGATGGAGGTCTTCGATGTCTGCCAGAAGTTTCCAGATTCGTTCCAGCAACCAACAGTCGCTTGAGGCTTTTTCCAAGTCTCTCTCCTCGATTCTCTCTGCTATCCGTTTGAGAAGCTGTTGCGCTGTGTAGATCCATGACTCCAAGATCTGGGAAGTGGTGTACAGCGTCTGGTTCTCATAGTTCTCGACGTGATCGTACGGATTCCTCTTCAGAGAATGAAGCTCTGATGGCTTGCAGACTAGGTCGTACTCCAGGTTTGGCTTCCCTACGAGGTTCGGTTCTCCCAGACCTAGCGTGTACGGACACCCTCGCATCTCGCATTCAATCGAGTACATGATTTTCTGTGCAATATCTTCCGATTTCGGCCACGTGGCCAGCCTTGGAAGCAAGCTCGCTTCGCTGGTTCGGCTCACCACCGGTGTCGCTCCCGGAACCTTCCAAACCTCCGCGCAGCTCCCATCGCGAGCCAAAACGCCGTTCGATAAGCTTAGATCAGAGATGGGTGCAGTTCCACGCATCtccccttcttcttcctcctcctcgcACAAGATCGCTACGAGCTGAATCTGATTGGTCGTCAAGGACTCGAGCCTCCGCTTCCACTCTCGACGATTTGCGTACGGTCTGGGGTCTGACAAAACGGTGGAAACGAACCGGAAGGTGAGCTCCAACGCTTGCAAAGCCGGCCTGATAAGAGACTCATTCTTCCAATTCGGAAACTCTCTCGAATCCCATAGCTTCTTAAGCTCCGACAGCCGGAGGTAGTACTCGTACGCTGAACATTCAGGCGAAGGAGCGGACGATAAATCACCGGCACGAAACGCAGAGGGGATCGAAACCTGaagcttatttgaaaatttgggcGACTTTTTGGGCATATCAGGTGAGACCATTTTCGCTGTGCAATCTAAATCAACCATGTTTAGGAATAGAAGTGAATGAAAACCGTCGACAACTTGTATTATCTGGTTTGCTCTAATTGAGGAGGCGAAGAGATGGAGGTATTTATAGGGGCAAAAGAGGGTCGATGAGAAAAGCGTGTGAAAACTGGAAAGAAGGCTCACGAAGAAGGAGGAATTTCAAAGT
Proteins encoded:
- the LOC100255226 gene encoding nematode resistance protein-like HSPRO2; the protein is MVDLDCTAKMVSPDMPKKSPKFSNKLQVSIPSAFRAGDLSSAPSPECSAYEYYLRLSELKKLWDSREFPNWKNESLIRPALQALELTFRFVSTVLSDPRPYANRREWKRRLESLTTNQIQLVAILCEEEEEEGEMRGTAPISDLSLSNGVLARDGSCAEVWKVPGATPVVSRTSEASLLPRLATWPKSEDIAQKIMYSIECEMRGCPYTLGLGEPNLVGKPNLEYDLVCKPSELHSLKRNPYDHVENYENQTLYTTSQILESWIYTAQQLLKRIAERIEERDLEKASSDCWLLERIWKLLADIEDLHLLMDPDDFLRLKKQLSIKSSPESEPFCFRSRGLVEITKSSKDLKHKVPYLLGVEVDPKGGPRVQEAVMKLYREKVGSEKIHLLQALQAIESALKRFFYAYKQVMVMVMGSSEARVSRPLLSSDSTDSLSQIFMEPTYYPSLDAAKTFLGDFWDHQHGTYASNRSGRARK